The DNA segment GGGGAAGCGCAGGTGCGCGGAGCGGCCGAGCGCGCCGTTCCCTGGCTGGCGGGAGAAGTCCTGCTCTTCAGCAGCCCGCGCGTGCGGGCGATGCGCAGCGCCGAAATTTTGCGCGCGGCGCTGCCGGTGGCGCTCGCTGTCCCTCCGCCCGAGGCTGTGCCGGAGCTGGCGGAACTCGACCTCGGCGAGTGGGAGGGGGAGAGCTACGCCTCCCTTCAGGAAAAATCGCCCGAGCGCCTCGCCGCCCATTACGCCGATTTCGTCCGCGCCCGCCCGCCGGGGGGGGAGTCGCTCGCAGACCTTGCGGCGCGGGTGCGCCCCGCCTTTGCCGCCCTCCGGGAGCGCGCCCGCGGGCGGGCCGCCCTCATCGTGGCCCACGCCGCCGTCAACCGGATCATCTTGTGCGATGCGCTGGGGGTTCCGCTGGAGAATTTCTTCCGCCTCGATC comes from the bacterium genome and includes:
- a CDS encoding histidine phosphatase family protein, yielding GEAQVRGAAERAVPWLAGEVLLFSSPRVRAMRSAEILRAALPVALAVPPPEAVPELAELDLGEWEGESYASLQEKSPERLAAHYADFVRARPPGGESLADLAARVRPAFAALRERARGRAALIVAHAAVNRIILCDALGVPLENFFRLDQGAAALNVLDFYADGACVLRLLNG